In the Pithys albifrons albifrons isolate INPA30051 chromosome 3, PitAlb_v1, whole genome shotgun sequence genome, one interval contains:
- the CSNK1E gene encoding casein kinase I: MELRVGNKYRLGRKIGSGSFGDIYLGANIATGEEVAIKLECVKTKHPQLHIESKFYKMMQGGVGIPSIKWCGAEGDYNVMVMELLGPSLEDLFNFCSRKFSLKTVLLLADQMISRIEYIHSKNFIHRDVKPDNFLMGLGKKGNLVYIIDFGLAKKYRDARTHQHIPYRENKNLTGTARYASINTHLGIEQSRRDDLESLGYVLMYFNLGSLPWQGLKAATKRQKYERISEKKMSTPIEVLCKGYPSEFSTYLNFCRSLRFDDKPDYSYLRQLFRNLFHRQGFSYDYVFDWNMLKFGAARNPEDMDRERREHEREERMGQLRGSATRALPPGPPAGATANRLRNVTEPMASTPTSRIQQSGNTSPRAISRVDRERKVSMRLHRGAPANVSSSDLTGRQEVSRISASQTSVPFDHLGK, from the exons GAGCCAATATTGCAACTGGTGAAGAGGTGGCCATCAAACTGGAATGTGTCAAAACCAagcatccccagctccacaTTGAAAGCAAGTTCTACAAGATGATGCAGGGAGGAG TGGGTATCCCCTCCATTAAGTGGTGTGGAGCAGAGGGGGACTATAATGTGATGGTGATGGAGCTCTTGGGCCCTAGCCTGGAAGATCTCTTCAACTTCTGTTCCCGCAAATTTAGTCTCAAGACAGTTCTGCTCCTAGCAGACCAGATG ATCAGTCGTATTGAGTACATTCATTCCAAGAATTTCATCCATCGGGATGTAAAGCCAGACAACTTCCTTATGGGCCTTGGCAAAAAAGGCAACCTAGTATACATCATTGATTTTGGTTTGGCCAAGAAGTACCGAGATGCCCGGACCCACCAGCACATCCCTTACCGGGAAAACAAGAACCTGACTGGCACAGCCCGTTATGCCTCTATCAACACCCACCTGGGAATTG AACAAAGTCGTCGTGATGACCTGGAGAGCCTGGGTTATGTGCTCATGTATTTCAACCTGGGCTCgctgccctggcagggcctcaaggctgccaccaaGCGCCAAAAGTATGAGAGGATCAGCGAGAAAAAGATGTCAACGCCCATCGAGGTGCTCTGCAAAGGGTACCCCT CTGAGTTCTCGACATACCTCAACTTCTGCCGTTCACTGAGGTTTGATGATAAACCCGACTACTCGTACCTGCGACAACTCTTCCGCAACCTCTTCCACCGCCAAGGCTTCTCCTACGACTATGTCTTTGACTGGAACATGCTTAAATTT GGAGCAGCCCGGAACCCTGAGGATATGGATCGGGAGCGGCGAGAGCATGAGCGAGAGGAGAGGATGGGGCAACTCCGAGGGTCAGCCACACGAGCACTGCCCCCTGGTCCACCTGCTGGAGCCACTGCCAACCGTCTTCGCAATGTCACCGAGCCCATGGCCTCCACCCCCACTTCCCGAATCCAGCAGTCCG GCAACACATCCCCCAGAGCAATCTCAAGAGTGGACAGGGAGCGGAAGGTCAGCATGAGGTTACACCGAGGAGCTCCTGCCAATGTCTCCTCATCTGACCTCACAGGGCGGCAAGAAGTGTCACGGATTTCAGCGTCACAG acAAGTGTGCCATTTGATCACCTTGGGAAGTGA